In Crassostrea angulata isolate pt1a10 chromosome 4, ASM2561291v2, whole genome shotgun sequence, one genomic interval encodes:
- the LOC128181464 gene encoding uncharacterized protein LOC128181464, whose amino-acid sequence MARLSETRYCKEGSINPPSAGKFVPLKFRPDVYPHSEFERFVRNNGSYFTAFNIEPFPFERDRVATRMSDEDRARRAKWMKDQDLAKDEPRTHKSLMDKIKPKNAIRRLVKAPGNMLEGALTNVMSPFYASNLRVLTTRLIRLYVLGVAVTYWLKYHSKSWEKRKGGFYFLGDGAMGLEEVGYQKSSDFADYGFKDRKVLRLES is encoded by the exons ATGGCAAGGTTATCGGAGACGAGATATTGTAAAGAGGGTAGTATTAACCCTCCCTCCGCAGGGAAATTTGTTCCTCTAAAATTTCGACCGGATGTATATCCTCACAGTGAATTTGAACGCTTTGTGAGAAATAATGGCAGTTACTTCACGGCATTTAACATCGAACCCTTTCCGTTCGAGCGAGACAGAGTCGCGACACGAATGTCCGATGAGGATCGAGCAAGGCGAGCAAAGTGGATGAAAGACCAAGATCTCGCAAAAGATGAACCGAGAACGCATAAAAGCCTGATGGACAAGATCAAGCccaaaaatgctataagacgaCTGGTTAAAGCTCCAGGGAATATGCTGGAAGGAGCGCTAACTAACGTGATG AGTCCCTTTTATGCCTCCAACCTGCGAGTATTGACTACCAGGCTGATTAGACTATACGTGCTCGGAGTGGCAGTAACCTACTGGCTCAAATACCACAGCAAG AGTTGGGAGAAAAGGAAAGGAGGATTTTACTTTCTTGGTGATGGCGCCATGGGCTTAGAG GAAGTGGGGTATCAAAAATCCAGTGACTTTGCAGATTATGGATTCAAGGACAGGAAAGTGTTGAGGCTGGAAAGTTAA